The genomic interval ATAATATTTAAGCCGATTTACCAAAATCGGGTGCAAACACTATCATTACTATTTTTTGTTTGCTTGAAAGGCACTATCATTACTATTAAGTAAGTCGAATCACAACTTTATCATCTACGAATGTTACATTGAGCTCTAAACACAGAATCACACTAATTTAACTATCGAATCACTTACTTGCATTGTTTTTATATGAGTTGATTTATATTTCTAAATAAATGAGCTGATACATATCTCTTCAAGTAAAGAGTTTGATAGTGTATTCTTCTCCAAGATTGGATGAAGTTTTGAGTGGAATTTCAGGTCTCCCGATAGCGAtggagaaaaaaagaaagaagaaatcaTTTTCCATAAGCGTGTAGTAGGACCCGGATTGAAATTCTACTCTGGCCAATTTGTCCACCTCTGGTTGGTCATTGAAGTAACGCGTGGGAGACAAGATTTGGTGTTAGGATTTCTAATGAGTGAATCTCATGTTGCCATGCATTTTCAATCTCACACCTAATATATTGTTCCCCACAATTCATAACCTCCATCCTATAAAAGTTTGAGCACCATCACCTCTTTCCTCACAAACAACTTCATTCAAAACTTCAACTCCACAACATAAAAACACAAGAACTCAGATTCTCCTACTACAATTTGGTCAACCAAGAGTTTGTCAAATCGATTAACATGGAAGGGTCAGTGAGCTATGAGAACCATGATGAGCAGCTCAACTTCAAGGAAACTGAGCTCACATTGGGATTGCCCGGAAGCGGCAAAGAAGAATTAGCTGCTACATCACCTCTTCCAACTAAGAAGAGAGCTTCACCGGAGCAAGAGCCTGCGGATGAGGAGTGCAGGTCGTCTACTACCGACGATGAGACTTCCCGTCCATCCAAGTAAGCCCTCCAATCCTATTCCTTGTGACGCAAGGCTTTGCGTTCTTGATCTGAGATGCTATATTGATGGTCCGACATAGATGACTAATTCTCTTTCACCTTAATATTTTGCAGGACACAAGTTGTTGGATGGCCTCCGATCAGATCTTACCGGAAAAATGCTATGCAAGCGTACGTTAAAGTAAGCGTAGACGGAGCTCCTTACCTGAGGAAGATTGATATCACGGTTTACAAGAGCTATTCGGAACTTCTCAAGGCCCTAGAGGATATGTTTAAGCTAACCATTGGTAGCTACTCAGAGAGAGAAGGCTACAATGGATCTGAGTTTGCTCCTACTTATCAAGACAAAGATGGTGACTGGATGCTAGTCGGAGATGTGCCATGGAATATGTTTGCTTCGTCCTGCAAAAGGTTGAGAATCATGAAAGGATCTGAAGCTAGAGGATTGGCTTGTCTCTGAATATACCACAAACACATTAAGGACAGGTCAAGAGTCCTCAATTTGGCTCGAGTTCTCCACCAAAGTTTCCTGAGAATTCGAGGTTTACTACACGCATATATTAGTTACAGAATACAGTTTCATTTTTCCGTTTCAAAATCAATATCTGCTTGAAAGATaatctaaaagaaaaaaagaggagCATATATAGTTGAGATCCAATTGTACAGCGGATTTTACTTGtatgatttaatttttttttaccaaactCATGTATGAATAAGTTTGCACAACAATTTTTGTGTAAATTCCAGATAGACGCAactgtttctttctttcattaGCTGTTGACATGTTGCGCTGCTTGCCCAGACTTTCTCTTTATGCCAGTTTACCAAATTGATAATACAGAAGTATTGACCAGATTATAATCTCTCTTGCCTCGATCAAGATGTGCATGTCGCCATGTCCTATGGGTCCGTAATCATGCATGAATTAGTATTCATAACGAATCAAGCACTGCAATAAATTTCAATTCTAGGTCCTTGTTTATCATATATATGGATAGTTGTCAGAGGTTGAAAGATCAAATGTTCAAGCAGTAAAACCAAAACGCCTGGAAATGATCTGAGACCTCACCTTCAGTGAAGCTCCAAACTTTAAATTAGTACAACAAACTAATAAAAAGAATATCGAGTAATTGGGAAAGTTTACATACTACAGATTTCAGTATCTTGAACAAGTGATA from Argentina anserina chromosome 2, drPotAnse1.1, whole genome shotgun sequence carries:
- the LOC126782765 gene encoding auxin-induced protein 22D-like, whose product is MEGSVSYENHDEQLNFKETELTLGLPGSGKEELAATSPLPTKKRASPEQEPADEECRSSTTDDETSRPSKTQVVGWPPIRSYRKNAMQAYVKVSVDGAPYLRKIDITVYKSYSELLKALEDMFKLTIGSYSEREGYNGSEFAPTYQDKDGDWMLVGDVPWNMFASSCKRLRIMKGSEARGLACL